Proteins from a single region of Ensifer adhaerens:
- a CDS encoding ferredoxin--NADP reductase yields MNAPAKTEDFAIQAPAGVYVETVTSVEHYTDRLFRFRMTRPAEFRFRSGEFAMIGLMVGDKPVYRAYSIASPAWDEELEFFSIKVPDGPLTSHLQAIKPGDKVLMRKKPTGTLVLDALVPGRRLYMFSTGTGIAPFASLIRDPETYEKFEEVILTHTCRDVAELKYGFDLVEEIRNHEFLNEIVGNKLRHYATVTREDYPFKGRVTDLMVNGKFFSDLGLPPLDPAIDRGMICGSTAMLKDTKEILEAAGLTEGANNKPAEFVIERAFVG; encoded by the coding sequence ATGAATGCTCCGGCAAAAACGGAAGATTTCGCGATCCAGGCACCGGCAGGCGTATACGTCGAGACGGTGACGAGCGTCGAGCACTATACGGATCGGCTCTTCCGCTTCCGCATGACCCGCCCTGCTGAATTCCGCTTCCGCTCGGGCGAATTCGCGATGATCGGCCTGATGGTTGGCGACAAGCCGGTCTATCGCGCCTATTCGATCGCCAGCCCCGCCTGGGACGAGGAACTCGAGTTCTTCTCGATCAAGGTGCCGGATGGCCCGCTGACCTCGCATCTCCAGGCGATCAAGCCGGGCGACAAGGTGCTGATGCGCAAGAAGCCGACGGGCACCCTGGTGCTCGATGCGCTCGTTCCGGGACGCCGTCTCTACATGTTCTCGACCGGCACCGGCATCGCACCCTTTGCCAGCCTGATCCGCGATCCCGAAACCTATGAGAAGTTCGAGGAAGTGATCCTCACCCACACCTGCCGCGACGTTGCCGAGCTGAAATACGGCTTCGATCTCGTCGAGGAGATCCGCAATCACGAATTCCTGAACGAGATCGTCGGTAACAAGCTGCGCCACTACGCGACGGTGACCCGTGAGGACTATCCGTTCAAGGGCCGCGTCACTGACCTGATGGTCAACGGCAAGTTCTTCTCCGATCTTGGCCTGCCGCCGCTCGATCCGGCAATCGACCGCGGCATGATCTGCGGTTCGACGGCGATGCTGAAGGACACCAAGGAAATCCTCGAGGCCGCCGGCCTGACCGAGGGCGCCAACAACAAGCCCGCCGAATTCGTCATCGAGCGCGCCTTCGTCGGCTGA
- a CDS encoding acetyl-CoA hydrolase/transferase family protein, whose amino-acid sequence MSCKNQTLEARIRCKPLRGRIVTPEDAAALIKDGMTIGMSGFTKAGDAKAVPLAMAERAAREKFRITLMTGASLGHDIDKTLTEAGVLARRLPFQSDPVLRTAINRGEVMFIDQHLSETVEQLRSGQISPIDYAVVEAVAITEDGGIVPSTSVGNSASFAILAKKVIVELNLSHSPELEGLHDIYIPAKRPSRTPIPVVACDSRAGSPYIPVDPEKIVAIVVTEKEDSAARISPPDAETTSIAGHLIGFLQEEVRKGRLDMTLNPLQAGIGVIANSVLSGLVDSPFHDLRMYSEVLQDSTFELFEAGKLSFASASSMTLSSAWADRVFRNIGAYKDKLVLRPQEVSNHPEIIRRLGVIGINTALEFDIYGNVNSTHVGGTDMMNGIGGSGDFARNAFLSIFVAKSVAKGGAISSVVPMVSHVDHTEHDVDILVTEHGLADLRGLAPRERAPVIIRDCCHPAYRELLSDYFERAVATRGGQTPHILEEAFDWHVRRLKTGSMMPTA is encoded by the coding sequence ATGAGCTGTAAAAACCAGACACTTGAAGCCCGGATACGTTGCAAACCGCTGCGCGGTCGCATCGTCACGCCTGAAGACGCGGCCGCGCTGATCAAGGACGGCATGACCATCGGCATGAGCGGCTTTACCAAGGCAGGTGATGCCAAGGCGGTGCCGCTCGCCATGGCCGAGCGTGCCGCGCGCGAGAAGTTTCGCATCACGCTGATGACCGGCGCTTCGCTCGGCCACGATATCGACAAGACGCTGACGGAAGCCGGCGTCCTTGCCCGCCGCCTGCCGTTCCAGTCGGATCCGGTTTTGAGGACCGCGATCAATCGCGGTGAGGTGATGTTCATCGACCAGCACCTCTCGGAAACGGTCGAGCAGTTGCGCTCCGGCCAGATCAGCCCGATCGACTATGCCGTGGTCGAAGCAGTGGCGATCACCGAGGACGGCGGCATCGTGCCGTCGACGTCGGTCGGCAATTCGGCGAGCTTCGCGATCCTGGCGAAGAAGGTGATCGTCGAGCTCAATCTCAGCCATAGCCCCGAGCTTGAAGGCCTGCACGACATCTATATTCCGGCGAAGCGCCCGAGCCGCACGCCGATCCCGGTCGTTGCCTGCGACAGCCGGGCGGGCTCACCCTATATCCCTGTCGATCCCGAGAAGATTGTCGCGATCGTCGTCACCGAGAAAGAGGATAGCGCCGCGCGCATCTCTCCGCCGGACGCGGAGACGACGTCGATTGCCGGCCATCTGATCGGTTTCCTGCAGGAGGAGGTGCGCAAGGGTCGCCTCGACATGACGCTCAATCCGCTGCAGGCCGGCATCGGCGTGATCGCCAATTCGGTGCTGAGCGGCCTCGTCGACAGTCCCTTCCATGATCTGCGCATGTACAGCGAAGTGCTCCAGGACAGCACCTTCGAACTCTTCGAGGCGGGCAAGCTGAGCTTTGCATCTGCATCCTCAATGACGCTCAGCAGCGCCTGGGCTGACCGGGTGTTCCGCAACATCGGCGCCTACAAGGACAAGCTGGTCTTAAGGCCACAGGAGGTGAGCAACCATCCGGAGATCATTCGCCGCCTGGGTGTCATCGGCATCAATACGGCGCTCGAATTCGATATTTACGGCAACGTCAACTCGACCCATGTTGGCGGCACCGACATGATGAACGGCATCGGCGGCTCAGGTGATTTCGCCCGCAATGCCTTCCTGTCGATCTTCGTCGCCAAGTCGGTCGCCAAGGGCGGAGCCATCTCGTCAGTCGTGCCGATGGTGTCCCATGTCGACCACACGGAACACGACGTCGATATCCTTGTGACCGAGCACGGACTCGCCGATCTGCGCGGGCTGGCGCCGCGGGAGCGTGCGCCTGTCATCATCCGCGATTGTTGCCACCCGGCCTACCGCGAATTGCTCTCCGATTACTTCGAACGCGCGGTCGCGACCCGCGGTGGCCAGACGCCTCATATCCTTGAAGAGGCATTTGATTGGCATGTGCGACGCCTGAAGACCGGAAGCATGATGCCAACTGCGTAA